A portion of the Toxotes jaculatrix isolate fToxJac2 chromosome 16, fToxJac2.pri, whole genome shotgun sequence genome contains these proteins:
- the LOC121195125 gene encoding uncharacterized protein LOC121195125, translating to MDIGHFTSQSLFKDKAEGGGGDFMCVCLWKKTGRYSQVSAFFLFPPSFVADSLSEREELQIPFQGPGSLSTHSRTPGRPCNQNLNSTSYILRVPGPHSFPFPSVSFPPSTPFPAMSTPFPLLQPRGIDHSLPTCRETQCSNHGDCVGPSGGGTVLICECDLGYQGEFCEDTVNGALNVPLTLSVLGVIVGLLILAFIVAKLRRKQKKKRRRNIAENTGYNVAL from the exons GTCTATTCAAAGAtaaagcagagggaggaggaggtgatttcatgtgtgtgtgtttatggaaaaAAACAGGCAGGTATTCACAGGTCTCagctttcttcctcttccctccttcttttGTGGCAGATTCCCTCAGTGAAAGAGAGGAACTTCAAATTCCTTTTCAAGGACCCGGGAGCCTGAGCACACATTCACGGACACCTGGACGACCCTGCAACCAAAATCTCAACTCCACATCTTACATTTTAAGGGTGCCAGGGCCACACTCTTTTCCTTTT CCCAGtgtttccttccctccttccaccCCCTTTCCTGCGATGTCCACCCCTTTCCCTCTTCTCCAACCGAGAGGCATCGACCACAGCCTGCCAACCTGTAGAGAGACTCAGTGCAGTAACCATGGTGACTGTGTGGGTCCTTCGGGTGGTGGTACCGTTCTGATTTGTGAGTGTGACCTGGGCTACCAGGGCGAATTCTGCGAGGACACGGTCAACGGGGCGTTAAATGTGCCGCTGACCCTGAGTGTGCTGGGCGTCATCGTTGGGTTGCTGATCCTGGCTTTCATCGTTGCCAAGTTGCGAcggaaacaaaagaagaaacgCAG GAGAAATATTGCAGAAAACACTGGCTACAACGTTGCTCTGTAA